Proteins encoded together in one Psychrobacter sanguinis window:
- a CDS encoding DUF7677 family protein, producing the protein MKVSQDFSGALSTFAYFIASGTHYMLQDIEYIDLFGTEPSAIEMVFAIFANVLEMDEEGKVLNFTYAQKRATDYLKSYCSEYIVDPPFEEWETTLYGPPKRDR; encoded by the coding sequence ATGAAAGTTAGTCAAGATTTTAGCGGTGCCTTGAGTACTTTTGCTTATTTTATAGCAAGTGGTACTCATTATATGCTTCAAGACATTGAATATATTGACTTATTTGGAACTGAGCCCAGTGCTATTGAAATGGTCTTTGCCATATTTGCCAATGTATTAGAAATGGATGAAGAGGGTAAAGTTTTGAACTTTACTTATGCACAAAAAAGAGCAACGGACTATCTTAAATCTTACTGTTCAGAGTATATTGTTGATCCCCCTTTCGAGGAATGGGAAACCACGCTATATGGCCCACCAAAGCGAGATAGGTAA
- a CDS encoding DUF2164 domain-containing protein — protein MKPKKLLQLDKEQEEVLLDELRAYMSNELDIDIGNLPAKFLLDFMVELIGPKIYDQAISDTEPWLYDRFTGILEDLSVLKKD, from the coding sequence ATGAAACCCAAAAAGCTTTTACAACTGGATAAAGAACAAGAAGAAGTCTTGCTCGATGAACTGCGGGCTTACATGAGTAATGAACTGGATATAGACATTGGCAACCTGCCCGCTAAGTTTCTTTTGGACTTTATGGTGGAGCTGATAGGACCCAAGATTTATGATCAGGCGATTAGTGATACTGAGCCTTGGCTATACGATAGATTTACGGGCATCTTAGAAGATTTGTCTGTTTTAAAGAAAGACTAA
- a CDS encoding type 1 glutamine amidotransferase: protein MTLRIHALLHNHINILGSIEHWIKRNGHKLTLTQFAEDLMADNALPDQDSFDWLIVMGGPMGVYDTYKFPWLKIEKQFITEAIKAGKTVIGMCLGAQLLAECLGANVGKIDIKEIGWTQLTLTEPGVHHPLLNGVPHQFTTFHWHGDGFDLPSGATPLATSKYWQNQGFIYQTDKHKQLGSWLIGWQCHFEVTPISLQTMINEGKGISEQDIKQYPKTVKSPASILENIAQFAADNNAYFDTILDNLVSSYKVKNES, encoded by the coding sequence ATGACTCTACGCATCCACGCCTTATTGCACAATCATATCAATATTCTAGGGTCTATTGAGCATTGGATAAAGCGCAACGGTCATAAGCTAACCCTTACTCAGTTTGCAGAGGACTTGATGGCGGACAATGCTCTGCCAGACCAAGATAGCTTTGACTGGTTAATTGTTATGGGCGGGCCTATGGGAGTGTATGATACCTATAAATTCCCTTGGCTAAAAATAGAAAAGCAGTTTATCACTGAAGCTATTAAAGCGGGTAAGACGGTCATTGGTATGTGTTTGGGTGCTCAGCTACTTGCTGAATGTTTGGGTGCCAATGTGGGTAAAATCGATATCAAAGAAATAGGTTGGACACAGCTGACACTGACTGAACCAGGTGTCCATCATCCGCTATTGAATGGAGTGCCCCATCAATTTACCACCTTTCATTGGCATGGCGATGGTTTTGATTTGCCCAGCGGTGCCACGCCTTTGGCTACCTCTAAATATTGGCAAAACCAAGGTTTTATTTACCAAACCGATAAACATAAACAGTTAGGCTCTTGGCTCATAGGTTGGCAATGTCATTTTGAAGTGACGCCTATTAGCTTGCAGACGATGATTAATGAGGGTAAAGGTATCTCTGAACAGGATATCAAGCAGTATCCGAAAACCGTAAAATCTCCAGCTTCTATTTTAGAAAACATTGCCCAATTTGCTGCTGACAATAATGCCTACTTTGATACGATATTGGATAACCTAGTTTCAAGCTATAAGGTGAAAAATGAAAGTTAG
- the pepF gene encoding oligoendopeptidase F, with protein sequence MTTQALPKRSDVPTHLTWDMTALYAKPEDFYADLEQAAELANELTSDSMLNLTDGASIVRLLQTYEAYLTILSKADTYAGAQSAVDMSDSELQIRARDFESQVAKLNSQTAIVEQTLKQADEALIKQAMTDNDKYRPFLSDLLAQKPYTLSLDLESALISLSPVLDLPYQNYEQCKLADMTFPDFEVNGQTYPLSFSTFENEYETAVDTEFRRQAFKAFSKRLRESQHTIASNYLTQVKKEKIIADMRGYDSVFDCLLQDQKVSRAMYDKHIDTIMTHLAPPMRRYINLLKKVNGIDKMTFADLKVPLDASFVAKVSIDEAKIYCVEALSLLGTDYTDMVQRSFDERWYDFAQNKGKSTGGFCASPYGEHSYVLMSWTHNLGDVFTLIHEIGHAGHFYNAGQYQNYLSYEPSLYFIEAPSTCNELLLGHHLLQKNTDDKAFQRYVVSSLLSNTYYHNFVTHYLEAHFQREVYRAVDASKNLSTEDLHDMMKATLQQFWGEAVEIDDDAALTWMRQPHYYFGLYSYTYSAGLSVATQLFKKLRQGEEVIDDWLAVLRAGGSKSPSELAKMIDVDITDNGTLIDTIDFIGKLVDQACELTEALSEDS encoded by the coding sequence ATGACTACTCAAGCTCTACCCAAACGCAGCGATGTCCCGACGCATTTAACCTGGGACATGACCGCGCTTTACGCAAAACCAGAAGATTTCTACGCAGATTTAGAGCAAGCCGCTGAGCTTGCTAATGAATTAACTTCGGATTCAATGCTCAACTTAACCGATGGGGCCAGTATCGTGCGTCTGCTACAGACTTATGAGGCCTATTTAACTATTTTATCCAAAGCTGATACTTATGCTGGCGCGCAAAGTGCAGTGGATATGAGTGATAGTGAGCTACAAATCAGAGCAAGAGATTTTGAGTCACAAGTCGCCAAATTAAACAGCCAAACTGCCATTGTGGAGCAGACCCTAAAGCAGGCCGATGAAGCACTGATTAAGCAAGCGATGACTGATAACGACAAATATCGTCCGTTTTTATCAGACTTACTGGCACAAAAGCCCTATACCTTGAGTTTAGACTTAGAATCTGCACTTATCTCTTTGTCCCCAGTACTTGACCTGCCGTATCAAAACTATGAACAGTGCAAACTGGCCGATATGACTTTTCCAGACTTTGAGGTCAATGGGCAGACTTATCCTTTGAGTTTTTCGACTTTTGAAAATGAATATGAAACGGCGGTCGATACCGAGTTTCGTCGTCAAGCCTTTAAAGCGTTCTCAAAGCGACTGCGTGAGTCTCAGCACACTATTGCCAGCAACTATTTGACTCAAGTCAAAAAAGAAAAAATTATCGCTGATATGCGGGGCTATGACTCAGTATTTGATTGTCTTTTACAGGATCAGAAAGTGTCTCGTGCTATGTATGATAAGCATATTGACACCATCATGACTCATTTAGCACCACCCATGCGCCGTTATATTAATCTGCTTAAAAAAGTAAACGGTATCGATAAGATGACTTTTGCTGACCTCAAAGTACCCTTAGATGCTAGCTTTGTGGCAAAGGTAAGCATTGATGAGGCAAAAATATATTGTGTAGAAGCGTTATCGCTATTAGGCACAGATTATACCGATATGGTACAGCGCTCTTTTGATGAGCGTTGGTATGACTTTGCCCAAAATAAAGGTAAGAGCACTGGCGGTTTTTGTGCGTCACCTTATGGCGAACACTCCTATGTGCTGATGTCGTGGACTCACAATTTAGGCGATGTATTTACCTTGATTCACGAAATAGGTCATGCCGGACATTTTTATAACGCCGGTCAGTATCAGAACTACTTAAGCTATGAGCCTTCATTATATTTTATCGAAGCGCCCTCAACCTGTAATGAGCTGTTATTGGGTCATCATTTATTACAGAAAAACACTGACGACAAAGCGTTTCAGCGTTACGTGGTTTCCTCCTTATTGTCGAACACCTACTATCATAATTTCGTTACGCACTATCTTGAAGCTCACTTCCAACGTGAAGTGTATCGTGCGGTAGATGCTAGCAAAAATCTAAGCACTGAAGATTTGCACGACATGATGAAAGCGACCTTACAACAGTTTTGGGGTGAAGCGGTAGAGATTGACGACGATGCTGCGCTGACTTGGATGCGTCAGCCACATTATTATTTTGGCTTATACTCTTACACTTATAGTGCAGGTCTGAGCGTTGCCACCCAGTTGTTTAAAAAGCTGCGTCAAGGTGAAGAAGTTATCGACGATTGGTTAGCGGTATTGCGAGCCGGCGGGTCAAAAAGTCCGAGCGAACTTGCTAAGATGATTGATGTTGATATTACTGATAATGGTACTTTAATTGATACTATTGATTTTATTGGTAAGCTTGTTGATCAAGCTTGTGAGCTGACCGAAGCGCTATCAGAAGACAGTTAG
- a CDS encoding type 1 glutamine amidotransferase: MPLRIHALYHVDFEKLGYIEQWASNNGHSITTTRFYENDELPDLNSFDWLIIMGGPMGIYEEASYPWVIDEKQFIKNSIDAGKTVIGVCLGAQLIADCLGAKVEPSGVKEIGWMPIELTEQGKAHPILQQLPKEAFNVFHWHGDGFDRPKGTVPIATSQFWGNQGFIYQSEKHKQLNTWVMGWQCHFEVTPKSMIDMVAEGQEYIRESITHHPNSVQTPKKILALGEQYIEDNNTWLSLMLDNMANLNS; this comes from the coding sequence ATGCCACTCAGAATACACGCCTTATACCACGTCGATTTTGAAAAACTAGGTTATATAGAGCAATGGGCTAGCAATAACGGTCACAGTATTACTACCACACGTTTTTATGAAAACGACGAACTGCCTGACCTCAATAGCTTTGATTGGTTGATAATAATGGGCGGGCCTATGGGCATTTATGAGGAAGCCAGTTATCCATGGGTGATTGACGAAAAACAATTTATCAAAAATAGTATAGATGCTGGAAAAACGGTAATAGGTGTATGTTTAGGGGCACAACTGATAGCAGACTGTTTAGGTGCGAAAGTGGAACCTTCAGGGGTGAAAGAAATTGGCTGGATGCCGATTGAGTTAACCGAACAGGGCAAGGCACATCCCATACTGCAACAGTTGCCAAAAGAGGCGTTTAACGTTTTCCATTGGCACGGCGATGGGTTTGATAGACCCAAAGGGACCGTCCCTATTGCAACTTCACAGTTTTGGGGCAACCAAGGGTTTATTTATCAAAGTGAAAAACACAAACAGCTGAATACTTGGGTAATGGGCTGGCAGTGTCATTTTGAAGTCACACCCAAGAGCATGATAGATATGGTGGCAGAGGGACAGGAGTACATAAGGGAGTCCATAACTCATCACCCTAATTCAGTACAGACTCCTAAAAAAATACTGGCACTGGGCGAGCAGTATATTGAAGATAATAATACTTGGCTAAGCTTAATGTTAGATAATATGGCTAATCTCAATAGTTAA
- a CDS encoding IS1 family transposase — protein sequence MQITLYIKCPACLSDSIKKNGFKSYGKQNYKCKDCKRQFIGDHALTYQGCHSQKDSKIRHLMVRGSGIKDIACVERISKGKVLATLKKCHYQITPKQRQYDCLEVDELWTFVGKKTNKQWLIYAYHRDTGEIVAYVWGKRDLNTVKKLKAKLQALGVSCARIASDTWDSFVTGFKGFTQVIGKFFTVGIEGNNCTIRHRVRRAFRRSCNFSKKLENHFKAFDLAFFYINHGYV from the coding sequence ATGCAAATCACACTATACATCAAATGCCCAGCCTGTCTAAGTGACAGTATAAAGAAAAATGGCTTCAAAAGCTATGGTAAACAAAACTATAAATGCAAAGACTGCAAACGGCAGTTTATTGGCGACCATGCCTTAACGTACCAAGGCTGTCACTCCCAAAAAGATAGCAAAATACGCCATCTTATGGTTCGAGGCAGTGGCATAAAAGACATCGCTTGCGTTGAGAGAATCAGCAAAGGCAAAGTACTGGCCACCCTAAAAAAGTGTCACTACCAAATAACCCCCAAGCAAAGGCAATACGACTGTCTTGAAGTCGATGAGCTTTGGACATTCGTAGGCAAGAAGACCAACAAACAATGGCTAATTTATGCCTATCACCGTGACACAGGTGAAATTGTTGCCTATGTGTGGGGAAAACGAGACCTTAACACTGTCAAAAAGCTTAAAGCTAAACTGCAAGCCTTAGGCGTAAGTTGTGCTAGAATCGCTAGTGATACCTGGGATAGCTTTGTTACCGGTTTTAAGGGCTTTACCCAAGTCATTGGCAAGTTTTTCACGGTCGGTATTGAAGGTAATAATTGCACTATCAGACATCGAGTAAGGCGAGCATTTAGGCGAAGTTGTAACTTTTCTAAAAAGCTGGAAAATCACTTTAAAGCCTTTGATTTAGCTTTCTTTTACATCAATCATGGATATGTCTAA
- the gltS gene encoding sodium/glutamate symporter: MEVTLNGYYTMILATLVLLLGRFLVKKIKFLEDFNIPEPVAGGLLAAVVVYALNFIWGYSFNFQQELQTACMLMFFASIGLSADFGRLKAGGTPLLIFTVVVSAFIVIQDIVGVSMAALLGLDPLLGLVTGSIALTGGHGTAGAWGITLEQQYGVVGATTLGIAVATYGLVAGGVIGGPVARRLINQLGVKPAAANPNPSETERLAGKQSLYSTKHSEEDVHRNKEIFEKPDNIRLITASSTIESLALFAAALAFADAMTVLGKGTWFDLPTFVWALAGGVIIRNVLTIVFDFHMFDRAIDVFGNASLSLFLAMALLSLKLWELTDLAGPVLIILVVQTLVMIAYVYFVTFRVMGKNYDAAVLSAGHCGFGMGATPTAIANMQAVTDRYLASPKAFLIVPMVGAFFVDIINATVLQIFIKLPFM; the protein is encoded by the coding sequence ATGGAAGTTACTTTAAATGGCTACTATACGATGATATTAGCCACCTTGGTCCTTTTATTGGGCCGTTTTTTGGTGAAAAAAATTAAATTCTTAGAAGATTTTAATATCCCAGAACCTGTCGCTGGTGGTCTACTTGCTGCAGTGGTGGTGTATGCGCTTAACTTTATTTGGGGATATAGTTTCAATTTTCAGCAAGAGCTACAAACAGCCTGTATGCTGATGTTCTTTGCCTCTATTGGCTTGAGTGCTGACTTTGGCCGCTTAAAAGCAGGCGGTACGCCATTATTGATTTTCACTGTTGTGGTTTCTGCTTTTATCGTGATTCAAGATATTGTCGGGGTCTCTATGGCCGCCTTGCTTGGTCTTGACCCCTTATTAGGTCTGGTGACCGGTTCTATTGCATTAACCGGTGGACATGGTACTGCTGGTGCATGGGGTATCACCTTAGAACAGCAATATGGCGTCGTCGGTGCCACCACGTTAGGGATTGCCGTAGCCACTTATGGTCTGGTAGCAGGGGGTGTTATCGGTGGTCCGGTTGCTCGCCGACTCATCAACCAACTGGGGGTCAAACCTGCCGCTGCCAACCCTAACCCCAGTGAAACCGAAAGATTGGCCGGTAAGCAATCATTGTACAGCACCAAACACAGCGAAGAAGACGTTCATAGAAACAAAGAAATCTTTGAGAAGCCTGATAATATTCGTCTTATTACCGCGTCCTCTACCATCGAGTCATTGGCTTTATTTGCTGCCGCTCTCGCTTTTGCAGATGCAATGACTGTATTAGGAAAAGGGACTTGGTTTGATCTTCCTACCTTCGTTTGGGCACTGGCAGGCGGTGTGATTATCCGTAACGTATTGACCATCGTGTTTGACTTCCACATGTTCGACCGTGCCATTGATGTGTTTGGTAACGCTTCTTTAAGTCTATTCTTAGCCATGGCGCTACTGTCTCTAAAGCTATGGGAATTAACCGACTTAGCAGGTCCTGTACTTATTATTTTGGTGGTACAAACTCTGGTGATGATTGCCTATGTTTACTTTGTTACCTTTAGAGTAATGGGTAAAAACTATGATGCTGCGGTACTGTCTGCAGGTCATTGTGGCTTTGGTATGGGCGCTACGCCGACTGCTATTGCCAATATGCAAGCGGTAACCGATCGCTACTTGGCTTCACCAAAAGCATTTTTGATTGTACCTATGGTAGGTGCCTTCTTCGTTGATATCATTAACGCCACTGTATTACAGATTTTCATTAAGTTACCTTTTATGTAA
- a CDS encoding chorismate--pyruvate lyase family protein — translation MSISEEALYWLTSDGSLTALLEDKAGQPLKVAPTFEGYRALTLAQKKQMGYQGAQLNRPVMAWVRESLLYGNSEKPWVAAQSIFPLTSLKGEAKRLQHLQGTPIGYVLFKRQTTLPHQRTIDWTEQGWRRNTLYNWYQRHLLISETFLAEFFKG, via the coding sequence ATGTCTATATCAGAAGAGGCGCTGTATTGGCTAACCTCAGACGGTTCATTAACCGCTTTATTGGAAGACAAAGCGGGCCAACCTTTGAAAGTGGCTCCTACTTTTGAAGGGTATCGAGCATTAACGTTGGCGCAGAAAAAGCAGATGGGTTATCAAGGCGCCCAATTGAATAGACCGGTCATGGCGTGGGTGCGGGAGTCTTTATTGTATGGAAATAGCGAAAAACCTTGGGTGGCAGCGCAAAGCATTTTTCCTTTAACTAGTTTAAAAGGGGAGGCAAAAAGGTTGCAGCATTTGCAAGGGACGCCAATCGGTTACGTGTTATTTAAACGCCAAACTACCTTGCCTCATCAGCGAACCATTGACTGGACAGAGCAGGGCTGGCGGCGCAATACCCTTTATAACTGGTATCAACGGCATTTACTGATTAGCGAAACTTTTTTGGCAGAATTTTTTAAGGGTTAG
- a CDS encoding ZIP family metal transporter, producing MMVFIVILVVSGALIVGALWGAKGNFPGWVQGNLLALAGGALMLSVALEMLQPAVGESGLWPVAAFTLLGAIVFTSVDYWIDTKFKDKGGMGLLAAVTLDGVPENLALGVSLISGNVMQAAALAGSILLSNLPEAAGGAKQMKDKGSNTKNIMWTWIGAAVLLSIAALAGNLLLSDVPKAKLSLIDSFAAGAVIASLATELFPEAFRKSNLWSGISTAVGLVLALGLNQLGG from the coding sequence ATGATGGTATTTATAGTAATTTTGGTGGTTTCTGGCGCTCTAATTGTGGGTGCCTTATGGGGGGCTAAAGGCAACTTCCCCGGTTGGGTTCAAGGCAACCTGCTGGCACTGGCAGGTGGTGCGTTGATGTTATCAGTGGCTTTAGAGATGCTACAGCCGGCTGTGGGCGAATCTGGTCTTTGGCCTGTAGCAGCATTTACCTTGCTAGGCGCCATAGTATTTACCAGTGTTGATTATTGGATTGATACTAAATTTAAAGATAAAGGCGGTATGGGGCTTCTCGCGGCAGTCACCTTAGATGGCGTACCAGAGAACTTAGCCCTTGGGGTGTCTTTAATTTCAGGCAATGTGATGCAAGCTGCTGCTCTTGCAGGGTCGATTCTACTGTCAAACCTCCCTGAAGCAGCCGGTGGCGCTAAGCAAATGAAAGACAAAGGCAGCAATACCAAAAATATTATGTGGACCTGGATTGGGGCTGCCGTATTACTATCAATTGCAGCATTGGCAGGTAATTTATTATTAAGTGATGTGCCCAAAGCAAAACTTAGCTTGATTGACTCGTTTGCCGCTGGTGCAGTTATCGCCTCATTAGCAACCGAGCTATTTCCTGAAGCCTTCAGAAAAAGCAACTTATGGTCAGGAATTAGTACGGCGGTTGGTCTGGTATTGGCACTGGGTCTAAATCAGCTTGGTGGCTAA
- the glyA gene encoding serine hydroxymethyltransferase yields the protein MFKDISIKDYDPDLYQAMVSETKRQESHIELIASENYCSQAVMEAQGSDLTNKYAEGYPGKRYYGGCEYVDIIEQLAIDRAKELFGAEYANVQPHAGSQANSAVFLALLEAGDTVLGMSLDAGGHLTHGAHVNFSGINYNAVQYGLVEETGLIDYDEVERLAQEHKPKMIIAGFSAYSQVVDWQRFRDIADSVGAYLFVDMAHVAGLVAAGVYPSPVPFADVVTTTTHKTLRGPRSGLILSRDDKLAKKLNSAVFPGNQGGPLMHAIAAKAVCFKEALQDDFKTYQQQVVKNAQAMAKVIQERGYEIISGGTENHLMLISLVKQDMTGKEADKWLGDAGITVNKNAVPNDPKSPFVTSGIRIGTPAITTRGFNEAQAAELAGWICDVLDGRGDEKVLADTRAKVEKICAELPVYERNQ from the coding sequence ATGTTTAAAGATATTAGCATTAAAGACTATGACCCTGACTTATATCAAGCCATGGTGTCAGAAACCAAGCGTCAAGAAAGCCACATCGAGCTAATTGCTTCTGAAAACTACTGCTCACAAGCGGTAATGGAAGCTCAAGGTTCAGACTTAACCAACAAATATGCAGAAGGCTATCCTGGTAAGCGCTACTATGGCGGTTGTGAATACGTTGATATCATCGAGCAGCTAGCAATTGACCGTGCCAAAGAGTTATTCGGTGCTGAATACGCCAACGTACAGCCACACGCCGGTAGCCAAGCGAACTCTGCGGTATTTTTAGCATTGCTAGAAGCGGGCGACACTGTATTAGGCATGAGCCTAGACGCAGGTGGTCACTTAACTCATGGTGCACATGTTAACTTCTCAGGCATCAACTATAATGCCGTACAGTACGGTTTGGTAGAAGAAACCGGTTTGATTGACTATGATGAAGTAGAGCGTTTGGCTCAAGAGCACAAACCAAAAATGATTATCGCTGGTTTCTCAGCCTACTCACAAGTAGTTGATTGGCAGCGTTTCCGTGACATCGCAGACAGCGTTGGCGCCTACCTATTTGTAGATATGGCACACGTTGCTGGTCTGGTTGCTGCTGGCGTATACCCAAGCCCAGTACCATTTGCTGACGTTGTTACTACTACCACTCACAAGACTCTACGTGGTCCACGCTCAGGTCTAATTCTGTCTCGTGATGATAAATTAGCTAAGAAACTAAACTCAGCGGTATTCCCAGGCAACCAAGGTGGCCCGTTAATGCATGCTATCGCTGCTAAAGCGGTGTGTTTCAAAGAAGCTCTACAAGATGACTTCAAAACTTACCAGCAGCAAGTGGTCAAAAATGCTCAAGCGATGGCAAAAGTTATCCAAGAGCGTGGCTACGAGATCATCTCTGGTGGTACTGAAAACCATCTAATGCTTATTAGCTTAGTTAAGCAAGACATGACTGGTAAAGAAGCAGACAAATGGTTAGGCGATGCGGGTATCACTGTGAATAAAAACGCAGTACCAAATGACCCTAAATCTCCATTCGTAACTTCTGGTATCCGTATTGGTACTCCAGCGATTACCACTCGCGGTTTTAACGAAGCACAAGCTGCTGAATTAGCAGGTTGGATTTGTGATGTATTAGACGGCCGTGGTGATGAGAAAGTACTAGCAGACACTCGTGCTAAAGTTGAGAAAATCTGTGCAGAATTACCTGTATATGAGCGTAATCAGTAA
- a CDS encoding GNAT family N-acetyltransferase, which translates to MTYSYSITQDLAWQTEAKWQQPDTPFMSFEYWQALTDSGAIGQSAGWIPLYLQIYKASEQAETADEIRATEVELVETKSIKTKSVEKEYRLIATMPLFIKGHHQGEYVFDHAWAEAYARYGEDYYPRLVTSVPYTPVMGQRLWLVEGEEIAPAIWQAAIAAVDDVAQQVRASSWHGLFIESEQIAAAKQLPNPIFEHQLLERQGCQFLWKNQKLTEHEADSGPKAYTDFEDFLSTLTAKKRKNIRAERKKIAKQNLSCRIKTGGEITAEDWDIFYQCYAMTYAVRGRAPYLTPEFFEQIAQTMSEHIMLAQGLDDSGEIVASSLFFYDTPNQPNATLFGRYWGALEEYDSLHFELCYYQGIEFAIQKGLQYFDPGTQGEHKLIRGFVPQKTHSLHRIYDTRFEPAIANFCEQDNAYMQQYREQAHQALPFNIDNMPSFNG; encoded by the coding sequence ATGACTTACAGTTACAGCATAACTCAAGATTTAGCTTGGCAGACCGAGGCCAAATGGCAGCAGCCTGATACTCCGTTTATGTCTTTTGAATATTGGCAAGCGCTGACAGACAGTGGTGCTATTGGACAGAGTGCTGGTTGGATACCGTTGTACCTACAAATTTATAAAGCAAGCGAACAGGCAGAGACAGCTGATGAAATAAGAGCCACTGAGGTAGAGTTAGTTGAGACAAAGTCAATTAAGACAAAATCAGTTGAAAAAGAATATCGCTTAATTGCGACCATGCCTCTGTTTATTAAAGGCCATCACCAAGGTGAGTATGTGTTTGACCATGCTTGGGCAGAAGCCTATGCACGCTATGGCGAGGATTATTATCCAAGGCTAGTGACCAGTGTGCCTTACACCCCAGTCATGGGTCAGCGGCTGTGGTTAGTAGAAGGGGAAGAAATTGCCCCCGCTATATGGCAAGCTGCCATTGCTGCTGTCGATGATGTGGCACAGCAAGTGAGGGCGTCAAGTTGGCACGGTTTATTTATTGAATCTGAGCAAATCGCAGCCGCGAAGCAACTGCCCAACCCTATATTTGAGCATCAGCTACTTGAACGTCAAGGCTGTCAGTTTTTATGGAAAAACCAGAAGTTAACTGAGCATGAGGCAGATAGTGGACCAAAAGCGTACACTGACTTTGAGGACTTCTTAAGTACGCTAACCGCCAAAAAACGTAAAAATATTCGGGCTGAGCGTAAAAAAATAGCCAAGCAGAACTTATCGTGCCGAATCAAAACCGGTGGAGAAATTACTGCAGAAGACTGGGACATTTTTTATCAGTGTTATGCCATGACATATGCGGTTCGCGGCCGTGCGCCTTATCTAACGCCAGAGTTTTTTGAGCAAATTGCACAAACGATGTCTGAGCACATTATGTTGGCACAGGGGTTAGACGACAGTGGTGAGATAGTGGCCAGCAGTCTGTTCTTCTATGACACTCCTAATCAGCCGAATGCCACTTTATTTGGGCGCTATTGGGGGGCGTTAGAGGAATATGACAGCTTACATTTTGAGCTGTGCTATTATCAGGGCATCGAGTTTGCGATTCAAAAAGGGCTGCAATACTTCGATCCTGGAACTCAAGGCGAGCATAAGCTGATTCGAGGCTTTGTGCCGCAAAAAACACACTCATTACATCGGATTTACGATACGCGATTTGAGCCGGCGATTGCTAACTTTTGTGAGCAAGATAACGCATATATGCAACAGTATCGTGAGCAAGCCCACCAAGCATTGCCGTTTAATATTGATAATATGCCGAGCTTTAATGGATAA